Proteins encoded within one genomic window of Leptolyngbya sp. CCY15150:
- the pilM gene encoding type IV pilus assembly protein PilM, giving the protein MVRILQDLLSKKTKGIGIELTPERVNVAQLKKKGQGFQLAKLATAEVPEGIFQEGQIIDSPAMAEIVQQVLETNGIKVKNAATAIPGGRDTVTRIIPVPAELDDNELREMVLNQEAGLYLPFPREEADVDYQKLGFFVDEDGIDKVQVLLVATRKDVTDTYLDTFRQAGIGINVLEISSFSLIRTIREQLRQFTPQEAAAIVDIEFDSTEISITVDGVPQFSRTVPIGTYQIQSALSRAMNLPPSRNTDLLQGMTIPVTPMDSVGVPQMGGTNPGSAAMLRVLGELADELRRSIDFYLNQGDNMEVAQLLLAGPGGAIGQLDEFFSQRLSLPASQVDPVAAISLEIVENEVVDIQHPAGLGVVLGLALREAW; this is encoded by the coding sequence GAAAAAGGGTCAGGGGTTTCAATTGGCGAAACTGGCCACGGCTGAAGTGCCAGAAGGAATTTTTCAGGAAGGGCAGATCATTGATTCGCCCGCCATGGCAGAAATTGTGCAGCAAGTCCTTGAAACCAATGGCATCAAGGTGAAAAATGCGGCAACCGCTATTCCTGGAGGACGAGATACCGTCACCCGGATCATTCCAGTCCCGGCTGAGCTAGACGACAATGAGCTGCGGGAGATGGTGCTCAATCAAGAGGCTGGGCTATACCTGCCTTTTCCCCGAGAAGAAGCCGACGTTGATTACCAAAAGCTCGGCTTTTTCGTCGATGAAGATGGCATCGATAAGGTTCAGGTGTTGCTGGTAGCCACCCGCAAAGACGTGACCGATACCTACCTCGATACATTCCGGCAGGCGGGCATTGGCATCAACGTGCTGGAAATCAGCAGCTTTTCTCTGATTCGCACCATTCGCGAGCAGCTTCGACAGTTTACGCCCCAAGAAGCTGCCGCCATTGTGGATATTGAATTTGACAGCACTGAAATCTCCATCACGGTGGATGGGGTGCCCCAGTTTTCGAGAACCGTGCCGATTGGCACCTACCAGATTCAGAGCGCCCTCAGCCGAGCCATGAACCTACCGCCCTCGCGCAATACCGATTTGCTGCAAGGCATGACCATTCCAGTAACGCCGATGGATAGTGTGGGCGTGCCTCAGATGGGCGGTACCAATCCTGGCTCTGCCGCTATGTTGAGGGTGCTGGGCGAATTGGCTGATGAGCTGAGGCGATCCATTGATTTCTACCTCAACCAGGGTGACAACATGGAGGTAGCACAGCTTTTATTGGCGGGCCCCGGCGGGGCCATTGGTCAACTAGATGAGTTCTTCTCCCAGCGGCTCAGTTTGCCTGCAAGCCAGGTTGATCCGGTCGCCGCTATTTCCTTGGAGATTGTGGAGAATGAAGTAGTAGATATTCAACATCCGGCTGGTCTGGGTGTTGTCTTGGGGCTGGCGTTGCGGGAGGCATGGTAG
- a CDS encoding PilN domain-containing protein encodes MYSLDINFLSDREERISAEPIASKAAAPQSPIMLYAGLIIGIGLPAAMVGLWLFSQYRTGILQQENQALDSQIAQIESLRGEFADVDSQVQLIEEEVQALATVFDRIKPWSAILQDVRDRIPNMPANTPPDIVQVIQISQVEEEPAPRSSTPTADADGTVPPPPPPPETKIQIRGYATTFTAVNDFLLLLQRSPFLNSDETRLVVAELVDDPRQLQPENDDVSVEVSLRQQVSYTIEARLTDMTASELFDELEGTLSYGLTSRIETLRNRGVLQP; translated from the coding sequence ATGTATAGTCTAGACATTAATTTTTTAAGCGATCGCGAAGAGCGAATTAGCGCAGAACCGATCGCTTCTAAAGCGGCTGCGCCCCAGAGCCCGATCATGCTGTATGCCGGTTTAATCATTGGTATTGGGCTGCCGGCAGCGATGGTGGGTCTTTGGTTGTTTTCGCAGTATCGTACCGGTATTTTGCAGCAGGAAAATCAGGCACTGGATAGCCAGATTGCCCAAATTGAAAGCCTGCGAGGTGAGTTTGCTGATGTGGATAGTCAGGTGCAGCTCATTGAAGAAGAGGTGCAGGCCCTAGCAACGGTGTTTGATCGCATCAAGCCTTGGTCTGCCATCTTGCAGGATGTGCGCGATCGCATTCCTAATATGCCTGCCAACACACCGCCAGATATCGTTCAGGTCATCCAAATTTCTCAGGTTGAGGAAGAGCCTGCCCCTCGCAGCTCGACGCCTACCGCGGACGCTGACGGTACCGTGCCGCCGCCGCCGCCGCCCCCTGAAACCAAGATTCAGATTCGAGGCTATGCAACAACGTTTACGGCCGTCAACGACTTTTTGCTCCTGCTGCAGCGATCGCCCTTTTTGAACAGCGATGAAACTCGTTTGGTTGTCGCTGAGCTCGTAGACGACCCACGGCAGCTTCAGCCTGAGAATGACGATGTTTCTGTCGAGGTGTCCCTGCGCCAGCAAGTGAGCTATACCATCGAAGCTCGTCTCACGGATATGACTGCCTCGGAACTCTTTGATGAACTAGAAGGCACCCTATCCTACGGTCTAACATCCCGTATTGAAACCCTGCGTAATCGAGGAGTGTTGCAGCCATGA